The DNA segment GCCAAGTATCCGGGGGTGCTCGTGTAGACTCGGCCGCATGTGGGAAGCCCTGGCGCTCACCGCCGCGCTCTGCCAGGTGCTGCGGAACACGGTGATGAAGCGCCTGGGCCACGAGCTGGACGAGTACATGGCGGTGTGGGGGCGCTTCACCTTCCTCCTGCCGTTCCCCGCGCTCTTCGTCCTCTGGCACGGCGCCCCGGTGATCAAGCCCGGCTTCGCCTGGGCCTGCCTCCTCTTCGCGGTCTGCCAGATCATCTCGACGATGGCGCTGTCGAAGGCGCTCAAGCTTTCGCCCATCTCGATGGTGACGGCGCTGTGGAAGGTGAGCCTCCTGGTCCTGGTCGTCCTGGGCTACGTGACGCTCAAGGAGACGCCGAGTCTCCTCGGCATCGCGGGCATCCTGATCAGCATGAGCGGCGTCTACCTCCTGAACGTCCAACGGGCGCACATCTCGTGGTGGGCGCCGCTGGCCGTGCTCTTCACCGACCGCGGGCTGCGCTACACGCTCCTGGCCGCGCTCTTCTTCGCGCCGTCAGTCGTCACCATCAAGTGGGCGATGCAGCTCTCGGACCCCTACATGGGCACGCTGGGCGGCTACCTCGCGGCGAGCCTCCTCGTCACGCCCATTGTCCTCGTGACTTCCCGGAGATACTTCGCCGCCGTTCCCCGCCACTGGATGGCCTTCGTCTCCTTCGGCCTGTTCGCGGC comes from the Candidatus Rokuibacteriota bacterium genome and includes:
- a CDS encoding DMT family transporter, which gives rise to PSIRGCSCRLGRMWEALALTAALCQVLRNTVMKRLGHELDEYMAVWGRFTFLLPFPALFVLWHGAPVIKPGFAWACLLFAVCQIISTMALSKALKLSPISMVTALWKVSLLVLVVLGYVTLKETPSLLGIAGILISMSGVYLLNVQRAHISWWAPLAVLFTDRGLRYTLLAALFFAPSVVTIKWAMQLSDPYMGTLGGYLAASLLVTPIVLVTSRRYFAAVPRHWMAFVSFGLFAALTTVSQGHAYLMTLSSYVEAVKQVEILFALGIGVLLFHEKQKVREIAPGAAVMLAGVVLLSLAA